The genomic DNA TTTGATTGTTCAGTTCTAGCGGGGGGAGTGTGTCGGAGTCGACGCTGTCGGGGACGCTTATTTGGGACAGAGCGATGGAGAAGTTTTCCTTCAGGCTGTCATTTACGGATAGGGTAAATGCTAGGGTGTCATTGCTGACGGTCATCAGGGAGTCGTCAACATTGTGATAACCCAAACGCAGCATTCGGGAACGATTCTCAGGGAGCGAGACCCAGTTGTCCTTATTGCTGTAGTAGGAATAACTTTTGTGGGTGGGTGTACATTCTTGACAGGAGTCGCAATTCCCTTCGGCTTCGGTTTGGGCTTCTTCCAACGCTTTTTCTGCAAGGATGGTTGATGCTTTTAAATGATAGGTAAGCCATTTCACGTTATAAGGACTGCAGGTGGTCACTAGGTAGGTGAGGCAAAGGCTTGCTAATGTCCACCATACTTTCTTCTTGATTTTGGGGATGAAAAGGATGGCCATTTCACCGAAGAACCATAGGTTCAATATCAGTAAGTAAATGTCGATCCCATCTAAATGGGTGGAATCGATAATGCTGAGAACATCGGCCACCATGAGGAACAGTAGGGGCGTCACTGCGACGGGTAGGACCTTCAGAAAATACTTGTCAAAGGATTTCTCGCTTTTTTGACCAGCGGGGTAGAGTAACAGGCTTATGATAATGGATACTCCCGCAGCAATGGAAACAAAGAGGGTTACCATATAGTGGGGTGTGTATTGCTGCATCAAGGTCTTGCAACCAAAGATGTACAGGATAATCAGGAAGATGGTCAGTACTGGAATGAAAAGAAAATGGATGGCGCCGGAGATGAACTTATTTAGGGGCTTCTCCTCTTCCAATTCCTTCAAGTTGGGCATGCCTGCCAGGGCAATGATAGGAGCCACAAAGCCCCAGCAGATTTGCATCACGTACTGGTAGAGGATCCTTTCCAAATCCAGGTTGAAAAGGGCTTCGCAGCTAACAATCAGTAGAGCGAGCCCGCCAAGGAATAGTCCTGCAATGATAATGGCGGTAAAGAGGGCCTTGATGGTTCTGCCTAAAAAATTCCAGAGGAAGATGTCGTTCTTTTCCTTCAGGGAAGGAACTAGCAGAATGGATAGAACGCAGGCGGGGCCTATTGCGGAAAGGTACAGTGGACCGTCGATAAAGACGTAGATGGACAGGTAGGCAATGAGGGCCAGGCCCCCGTAGATCGCAAGCTGAAATAGGGGATGGATTCGCTTGTAGCGTTCCTGGGCAAATTCCAGCATGACGCTTATGCTGGTGGCCAATCCTAAAAAAGTGAACATCCAGAAGATCACGCGGTAGTATTCATCCATGAAATCGGGATGATGCTCTGCCATTTGAACAGTTCCAATGGTCAGAAGCGTTATAAACGTCAAGAACCCGATGGTTACGGGAAATCTCTTAAAGGCAGAGGAAATCTGTGCTGGGTATTGCTTGATCTTTTCAAAGGTCATAAAAAATCCCTTAAGAATTTGTTCTTAAGGGAATATATAAAATTGCCGGTTGCCATGGCGGATGCCGACCTAAGTCGGCATGACTATGTGGAATTACAGCTCTTCTACGGCTTCGGCGCGGAGGTTTGCCACGATGTGGTCCTGACGCTGGGGGGTGTTGGCTCCCATGTAGTAAGCCAGCATCTTGCCGAAGTTTGCATCCGGCGGGAGAATGACGGTTTCCAGGCGCATGTCTTCGCCAATGAACTGTCCGAATTCTTCCGGGCTGATTTCGCCAAGACCTTTGAATCGGGTGATTTCCAGACCGGTCTTGCCGATTTCCTTGGCTGCCTTATCACGTTCAGCTTCGTCGTAGCAGTACTTGGTGACCTGCTTGTTGCGGACGCGGAACAGCGGAGTCTGCAGGATGAACAGGTGCTTCTGTTCCACCAGTTCCGGGAAGAACTGCAGGAAGAAGGTCATGAGCAGGAGACGGATATGCATGCCGTCCACATCAGCATCGGTTGCGATAATCACCTTGTCGTAGCGCAGGTCTTCCAGACCGTTTTCGATGTCCAGAGCGCTCTGCAGCAGGTTGAATTCTTCGTTTTCGTAAACAACCTTCTTGGTGAGACCGAAACTGTTCAACGGCTTACCGCGAAGGCTGAACACAGCCTGGGTCTGAACGTTACGAGCCTTGGTGATGGAACCGGATGCAGAGTCTCCTTCCGTAATGAAGATCATGGATTCCTTGTTCAGGGCATTCTTCACGTCGGTGAGATGGATCTTGCAGTCACGAAGTTTGCGGTTGTGGAGGTTTGCCTTCTTGGCGCGTTCGTTAGCCAGTTTCTTGATGCCCGCAATTTCCTTGCGTTCACGTTCATTCTGGGTAATACGATCCTGAAGGGCCTTTGCCGTTTCCGGATTCTTATGGAGGTAATTGTCCATTTCGCGGGAAACGTAATCCACGATCCAGGTGCGGAGCTGGGCGCCGCCCGGAGCAACGGTGGTGCTACCTAGCTTAGTCTTGGTCTGAGATTCGAACACCGGTTCCTGAATACGGACGGAAACGGCGCCGATAATGCAGTTACGGACGTCGGAGGGGTCCAGGTCCTTCTTGAAGAAGTCGCGGGCGCCCTTGACGATACCTTCGCGGAAAGCCTGCTGGTGAGTACCACCCTGTGTGGTGTACTGACCGTTGACGAAACTGTAGTAGTGTTCGCCATACTGGTTTCCGTGAGTAAATGCGATTTCAATATCGTTCTGCTTGAAGTGAGCCACCGGGTAGCGGATGGAATCGTCCACATGCTTCTGGAGCAAATCCAGAAGGCCGTTGGGGCTCACATAGGTCTTGCCGTTCATGATGAGGGAAAGACCGTTGTTCAGGTAGGCGTAGTTCCATACCTTTTCTTCCATATAGGCAGGAAGGAACCTGAAGTTCTTGAAAATGTTTGCATCCGGCTCGAAGTAGATTTCGGTACCGTTCTTTTCGGTGGTAGCGCATTCCTTTTCTTCGCGAACCAGCACGCCCTTGCTGAATTCTGCTTCCTTACAGCGACCGTCGCGGAAACTCTTGACAATGAACTTGGTGGACAGTGCGTTCACTGCCTTGGTACCCACGCCGTTCATACCTACAGACTTCTGGAAAGCTTCGGAATCGTACTTACCGCCGGTGTTGATCTTGCTGACGCAGTCGATGACCTTGCCCAGAGGAATGCCGCGGCCAAAGTCGCGGATGCGGGCAAAATGGTCTTCAATATCGATAATTACCTTCTTACCGGCCCCCATGACGAATTCGTCGATGGAGTTGTCGATAATTTCCTTGACGAGAACGTAAATACCATCGTCGGGGCTCTGGCCATCGCCAAGCTTACCGATGTACATACCCGGACGTTCGCGGATATGTTCGTTCCATTCCAGTGTTCTAATGCTGTCGTCTGTATAATTGCTTGCTGCCATAATAATCAGAACTCTTTTGTTGCAGTAAAATCAAAATTTCGCCCACAAAAGTACAATTTTTTCATGTCACTTTTGTGTCACGGGGCCGTTGAAATAAAATATAACAAAAGATTGGTGCACGAATGTGTAAGTTCTGCGCGATAAAACCTAAAACAAAAAATGCTTTTTCCTTTGATTTATTTCGCTTTGCTAAATTATTTTTGCAATAAGAAGCGAGAAATAGATTGATGCAACGTTTGGGTAATTTTTTTAGGACTTTACTGCGACTGTATTTTGACGAGCAGTTGGGTCTTCAGGTTCGTCTGCTGAACTTGATTCTTTGGGCGGTACTTGTTGGTGGCAGCATTTTTGCAATTGTTCTGTCTACGACGGTCAGTATCAATGATGGTCTGGTGATTGTACCGTTGCTGATCGCTGTTGCTATCGCTCTTATCTTTTCCTTGAAAAAGCATTACCAGATTGCCGGCTTTATTGGAACCGGTACTTGCGATATTATTCTATTCCCCATACTCTTCTTTCATAGAGGAATCGGTACAGGTGTCATTATATGGTTCACCCTGGGATTGATCTTTAGCTGGCTTACCGTGAAGGGCATTCCTGGCTTCATAACGTTCCTGCTGGGCTATGGGGCGATGAGCGCCGCCATTTATTACGGGACTGTACTCCATCCGGAAATGGTGAATGCCATACCGTTCCCCGATAATGTGACCGACGTGATTACGAGTCTGGGAGCGGTTTCTGTGGTTGTGGGGGTTATCTTTAGGTACCAGAACCGTGTTTACGAAAAGAAGAATCACGAGCTGGATGAAAAGAGTCATACCCTGGAACTCACTGCGGCACAGCTGGAAGTGGCTAGCCGTGCCAAGTCGGAATTCCTCGCTAATATGAGCCATGAAATCCGCACTCCCATCAATGGTATTATCGGTATGAATACCATGATGCTCAAGGAATGTGAAGACAAAAATTTGCGGGAATATGCCTTGAATATTCAGAGCGCCAGCCAGACTCTGTTGTCCTTAATCAACGATGTGCTTGACATTTCAAAAATTGAATCGGGTAAGATGGAAATTTTACCGGTGGACTATGAAATGTTTTCTGTGCTCAATGATTGCTACAACATGATTCATCCAAAGGCGGAGGCCAAGGACTTGATCTTGACTTTGGATGTGGATGAGACTTTGCCTGTTAAACTTTTCGGTGATGAAATTCGCGTCCGCCAGATTATAATCAACCTGCTGACAAACGCCGTGAAGTATACCGAAAAAGGATCGGTGAAACTTTCTGTGAAGTATGAATCCGCAGGCAACGATTCCATATTGCTAAAGATTGCCGTTGCGGACACCGGGGCGGGCATTCGTAAAGAAGATCTGCCTAAGCTTTTTACCATGTTCCAGCGCTTTGATGAAAAGAAGTTCCGTACGATCGAGGGCACTGGCCTTGGGTTGAACCTGGTGAAGAACCTGGTCAGCATGATGAACGGTACTGTTGATGTGGATAGTGTTTACGGCGAGGGCTCCACGTTCTCTGTGACGATTCCCCAGGTTGTGAAAAACGCAAACCCCATGGGCAACTTTAACAAGAATTACCGAAAGTACATTTCTCAACTGGAAGATGACTCCGAAGCCTTTACCGCTCCAGATGCCCGCATTCTTGTGGTAGATGACGTTAAGATGAACTTGAAGGTTGTTGAGGGCCTGCTGAAAAAATCTCAGGTGAAGATTGATACGGCTCTTAGCGGCAAGCTTGCTATTGAACTGGTAAAGGAAAATCGATACGACGTGATTTTTACGGACCACATGATGCCTGAACTAAGCGGTATCGATACTCTCCATTTGATGAACAATGATCCCTTGAACTTGAACAAGAATACCCCGGTCATTATGCTTACGGCAAATGCCATTGCGGGGGCAAGGGAACAGTACTTAAAGGACGGCTTCAGCGATTACTTGACGAAGCCTGTTCGCGAACATGACTTGACGGCCATGCTGAAAAAGTATTTGGCCATCGATGCGACCCAGCAGAAATAAATCCGCTAGAGTTTAATGCTCGCTCTCTTGAGGCGGTCATTCAGGGCCATCCCGACGCCTACGTTGGGAATGGGGTCCACTAAGATCAGCTGGTACTGGGGGAGGTCCAGGTCGTGCATAAAAGCGTACAACTTGGCGGTAGCTTCCAGCATATCCCCAGATTCCGAAAGATTCAATGTGGCGGGAATGGGACCTTCCGTATTTCCAAAGGCGATGCGGACTGTGTTTTCCGGCAATTTGAAACCTTCGGGAACAACGCCATAGTAAAGAGGAACTTGCGGGCGGTAGTGGGTATCGCACTGGCCGGGGGCGGCCATGGGCTGGCCCGGCTTGGAGGTAGATTCCTTGATGGCTACCTGACCCAGAACCTTCTCCACCATTTCGGGGGTAATTGCACCGGGGCGAAGCACCGTTGGAATTTCGCCCGTCAGGGAGATGATGGAACTTTCCACACCTACATCGCAGGAGCCGCCGTCTACAATGCCCGCTAACCCGCGGTCGGCCAGCTGGTCGGCAACGTGCTTGGCGGTAGTGGGGCTCACATGCTTAAAGAGGTTTGCGCTGGGGGCTGCCAGAGGGACGCCTGCCTTGCGGATAATTTCCTGGGCCACAGGATGTGCGGGGAAACGCACTGCCACGGAGGGAAGTCCGCTGGTGCACAGGTCCGGAATGCAATCCTTCTTAGGGAGGATCAGCGTCATGGGGCCAGGCCAGTAGGCTTCCGCCAGCTTGTAGGCTGCTTCGGGAATATCCTTGGCGATATCAGAAAGCTGGGCCACATCGCAAATATGGACAATCAGAGGGTCGAAAGTGGGGCGTTCCTTGATGGCAAAAATCTGTGCCAGTGCCTTAGGCTCGTATGCGTTGCCTGCAAGACCGTAGACTGTTTCTGTAGGAATCGCTACCACTTGTCCGTCTGCAAGAAGGCGGGCTGCTTCATCAACTGATGTCCAAGGAGGAAATTTCATATTGCAAAATATAGAAATAACCCCTCACGTCATTCTGAAGCATCGTAGATGCTGAAGAATCCAGGACGAAAAAAAGATACGTTCTTGGGAGAACGTATCTGGATCCTTCGCTTTGCTCAGGATGACGAATGGGATGGGACGATGTTATGCATCAGCGGCAGGTGCTTCTGCAGATTCAGCTTCCTTGGGTTCGTCCTTGCGACCGAAAGCGAAAACCTTGTCGCAGGCGGAGTTAAAGCGCTGCCAGGTCTTTTCGGAATGTTCGCGAGGTACTGCACCCACTTCCTTCCAGAGGCGACGGAGATGCTTCACCTTGTTCATGGAAGCGCCTACAGTGGATTCGTTCAGGTCATTGAGAAGTTCTTCGGCCTGTTCGCAGAGCAACAGCTTCTTCTGAAGGTTGTTCTGGCGAGCCTGTTCCTGAATGTCAAGCTGATCGCGACGACGGGTAAAGAAGTCATCGCAAGCTTCACGGAAGGCCTTGTAGAGGCTAGAATCTTCTGCACCGCAGGAACCGATTTCGCGCCATTCCTTCTGGATTTCGCGAACTGCGTCAGCCAGCTGGTTGGAACCAGCGCTTTCTGCAAATTCCTTGACCTTTTCGATCATTTCCAGCTTCTTGGTCTTGACTTCGGCCAGAGCTGCAGTGAGAGCTTCGTCTGCACTTGCCAGGCGTGCCAGCACCTTGTTGTAGGCGGTGCTGAAACGTTCGCTAATAGATTCGATTGCTTCCTTGGGAACCATGCCCAGGGACTTGAATTCTGCTTCCAGAGCCTTCAGGTCTTCCAGGGTGCCCTGGCCTGCAGCGTCCATAGCTTCCACCTTTCCGCAGACTTCGCCCTTGGCGTCCAGATTCTTCTGCTTGGAGGCGTCCATCTCTTCGAAGTGGGCGCGCTTCTTTTCGAAGAAGGCGTCGCAGGCGGTACGGAAACGAGTCCAGATTTCGTCGGACTTGCTCTTGGGTACGGGACCGGTTGCCTTCCAGGCATCCTGGAGCTGCTTCAACTTGTTGGAAGTGGCATTCCAGTCGCTGGATTCCTGAATTGCTTCTGCTTCCATGCAGAGGGCCACCTTCTTTTCGTAGTTGGCTTCGCGGGAAACGTCTTCAGCCTTCAGGTTTTCCTTATGCTGGGCGTAGAATGCATTTGCTGCTGCCTTGAAACGTTCTGTCAGGGCGGCCACATTTTCCTTGGGGACCATACCGATGTTCTTCCAGCTTTCCTGGAGTTCCTGCATGGTCTTGAACTTGTCCTTCCAGAAGATTTCTGCGTTGGCAACCAGTTCTTCGATCTTGGCGCAGATGGCTTCCTTGTCAGCCAGGTTCTTCAGGCGTTCGTTGTTCATTTCTTCAATGAAGGGAGCGCACTTTTCCTTAATCTTTTCGTAGTTGCTCTGGAAGTGGTCGCGGTATTCCTGGAGCTTGGCTGCAGAGATAGGACCGATTTCCTTCCAGCGGTTAGCAATATCACGGAGCTTGTTCAGAAGATCCTGGCTAGGTTCTTCCTGAGTCATGGCATCCATTTCGGTGAGCAGTTCGTCGCGGGACTGTTCGTTGCGCCAGTTTTCCCACTGCTGCATTTCCTGGAAACGGCTGGTGGCGGCCTTGTATTCCTGCCACAGGTCATGATACTTGAACTTCTGTTCGCCGACGATTTCCTTCCACTGGTTGTAGCAGTCACGAACCTTCTTGTTCAGTTCGCGGAAGTCTTCGTTTTCGTCGAAGGACTTGACCTTTTCGATAAGAGCGCGGAGCTTTGCGGAATTTTCTTCCACCAGCTTCTGGGCGCCTTCGGTAAAGGCGGAAATCTTTTCCGATAGTTTGTTCCTAATGGAGTTGTAATTCTGGAGAACAGGATCTTCGCCTTCCAGGAGGGGAAGCTTTTCCCATTCACGAACGATGGCGTGGAGGTACTTGCCGGTGTTTTCATTTACGTCAGTATCGGCCAGTGCCTGGAGACGTTCCAGCAGTTCCGGACGGGCGGATTCATCTGCCGCTTCACCTTCGGGAACTTCCACCACCACAGGCTTCTGGATTTCCTGAATCTTGAAGAAGGCGTTGTTGTAACGCTTGATGAGGCTTGCTTCCATCAGGTTCTTGCCGTCATTCCACAGTGCGACGATTTCGTCTACACGTTGTGCAGAATCCTTGACCTTGTTGTCGGAAATAATCTGTTCAAGTTCTTCCAGGGAAGAAGAAAGGGCTGCAATCTTTGCTGCCTTTTCTGCTGCTGCCTTTTCGGCGGCAATCTTTTCGGCGTTGGCTTCGTCACAGAACTTATTGAAACTTGCGTAGACTTCGTCCAGGGCGGCCTGCTTGTCGCCCATGCCTAGAGCGCGTGCTTCTGCCATGAGTCCGTCGAACTGTGCCTTGACGGACAGGGGATCCTTCTGGGCTGCCAGGTGGTGTGCCTGACCGAGAAGTGCGTCCTGCTTACCTGCAAGGAGGGCTGCAGCCTTCTTGCCACCGTCTTCAGCTTCCTTCTTGGCGCGAATCTTGTCAGAGACAAGCTTGCGTACGGAAGTGTGCTTGGAATTCTTGGCGATGTCTGCCATCAATGCGTCGGAGTCCACCTTCTTGGCGGCGATGGTTGCAATTTCTTCGCTTGCATCACGAGTTGCCACACCGGCTAGAACGCTTGCCTTCTTGCAGGAGTTGACCAGTTCCTTGCGAACAGCTTCGCAGGTGGTGTTGCTCTTCAGCAGGTCGTCTGCAAAATGGGTTTCCTTCAAGTCGTTCAGCAGGGCAAGGTCTTCGCTAGATGCTTCTTTAATATTCTTAAGCTTCTTGAATGCTTCGTCCTGGTAGCGGTTCTTAGCCAGGGTCTTGACGCTTTCGTCGCTATCGTTTACGGAAATAGCTTTCAGCACCTTGAGGCTTGCTACTTTCTTTACTGCTGCGGTACGAACTTTTACATCAGGATCGGAATTGGCCAGAGACTCAATAATGCTCTGATCGTTGACTTCCTTTTCTACGGCGGTAGCGCGTACAGCGGGGTCAGACTTTTTCCAATTCGGCTTCACAAAATCAAAAAGGCTCATAAAAAATCTCCAATGGGTAGGTAGACCATGATATCAGGTCTATATAACATAATCTAATTAAAAAATATTTTGTCAACCGACAAAAATCGGTTTTTAGGGGATTTTGGGGGGCGGGTTTAACTATCTTTGCCCTCATGGCAAAGCGTATTCCCAAAATCATTCCGCCGGAGGAAATTAAGACCAAGGTAAAGTCTGCGTCTCTTACGCAGTTTTGCGAAGTCTATGTCCCCATGGCGCCTGCGGTTTACACTTATGGTGTACCCCAGGGGGTAACCCTTTGCCGAGGAAATTTGGTGTGGGTGCAGTTTGCCACCCGAAAGAAGCCTGCCCTTGCTGTGGTATCCAAGGTCCACGGTAATCGCCCCTCCTTTGATGTGCGACTGGCCGTTCCTCACCAATCCGGCTTTTCATTCTCCGAAAGGTATATGGAGAATCTGGAATGGACGGCTAGTTATTATATAAGCACTCCCATGAAGGCGCTCTTTGTCTTCTGGCCCGCGGACTTCGAGAAGTTTTTGGAGGCATATGCCGCAAGGTCCCCGAGCAACGCCGAGGGACCGCAGAATGTCGCGGGTTTGCCGCAGGTTGCCGCTGGTGTGTCGCTGGACGTCGCGGGTTGTGGGCTGCCGCCGAAACCATCGGACTTGCCGCCCCTCACTTTAGAACAAAAGAACGCACTGGACTCTCTGGTCGCCGATTTGGACGGCTCTGGTTTTAGAGGGACCTTGCTTCACGGCGTCACTGGTTCCGGCAAGACTCGCGTCTATCAGGAACTTGCCTACGAGGCGCTTTCCCGCGGGAAGAAGGTGTTGATTCTCGTTCCGGAAATTGGTCTTACCCCTCAGACGGCGTCCCGCTTTGAAAGTTTCCTGCAGGTCCCCGTGGTGGTGTTGCATTCGGCTTTGTCCACTCCCAAGAAGCGGGCTGGATATGTTTCCATTATGGATGGGTCTGCCCGAGTGGTGCTGGGAACCCGCAGTGCTATTCTCGCTCCCTTTGATTTTGACCTGGTGATTATTGACGAGGAACATGACTCTTCCTTCAAACAGCAGGATCCTGCGCCTCGCTATCACACTCGTGACTTGGCTTTCCATCTGGCGTATAAGCACGGGGCTCTTGTGGTCTTGGGCAGCGCTACCCCAAGTCTCGAAACGTATCATAACGTGTCTGCCGGCCACCTGAAGGTGCTCCGCTTGAAGGAACGAGCCACTCAGGCGCCTATGCCCCAGGTCAGTATTCTGGACATGTGCAAGATGCGCCAGCAGAAAGGTATCATGCTGTCTCCGCAGTTGCGAGAAGCCTTGACGGATTGTGTGGCGGGGGAGGGACAGGCCATTGTCCTGATGAACCGTCGCGGTTACTCGAAAATACGAGTTTGTTCTGAATGCGGGGAAACGCTTTACTGCAAGGACTGCCATGTCCCTCTGGTTTATCACAAACAGTACAGTTCCCTGATGTGCCATTACTGCGGGAGACTTTACCCGGTGAACTCTCCCTGCCATAGCTGTGGGGCGGAAACTTATGAGTTCGTGGGCGGAGCCATCGAAATGCTGGAAGACGAAATTCAGGAGTGGGTGCCCGGCGCTAAGGTCGTCCGTATGGATCGTGACACCACCCAGAATGTAGGCGCCAGCGAAAAGATTCTGGACTCCTTCCGCAATCGGGAATACAATATTTTGATTGGTACCCAGATGGTGGCTAAGGGCCACGACTTCCCGGGGGTGCGGCTGGTTGGCGTCGTAGGCGCCGACTCCGGCCTGGGCATTCCGGATTTCCGCTCCAGCGAGAAGATGTATCAGCTGTTGAGCCAGACTGCGGGCCGCGCTGGCCGTGCGGGAGATGTGCCTGGTCAGGTTTTCATCCAGACTTTAAAGCCTACGGAACCGGTCATGCAATTTGCGGTCCATCACGATTTTGATGGATTTGCGGCCAAGGAAGTGCAGGACCGTCAGGATGCGTTCTACCCGCCGTTCTGTAAGCTGGTGGAAATCAGCTGCGGCAGCCGGGACGAAGGAGCCCTGACAACTGCGGTGAATCAACTGGAACAAATATTACGTGCAGAAAAATCCCTGCTGGTCCTTGGACCTGTGGATGCTTTTATCTCTATGGTCCAGAACATCCATTGGGCAAAACTCTACGTCAAGACTAAAGATCTCGCCCTTGTTCGCCGCATTCTTTCTCCCATCGTAAACAGCCCGAAGCCATGGGCCCCGGGCGTTGATATTAAAGTCGAGATAGATTAGCCCAAAGCAAGGCGTCGCGGGCAGGTGAAATTTGGACGATTTCGGAATTTTGTAGTGCAAATGCCCCAAAAAAGAGGATTTTGCACTAGGGTTTTGTCCTTGCGAAGGATAATACCCTGGATGGCGTAGTGTTGAGAAAGGGGAAAGTCCCTTTTTTGCACTAGTGGACTAGTGCAAAAAAATAAAAAATACAACTAATGCACTAGCCTGGAAATTAGTTTGTCTTTGATTCGGCGAAAATCGTAGTGCAAATAATTGTTTTTGCAATGGCTTGCACTACGATTTTGCAAAACGGCCACTCGGCCGGGAGCAACGACTTATCAGAATGACGAATGAGGATTATTTCTTGAGAATAGCTCTCAGTTCTTCTGCGGCTTTTTCCACGTCGTCGTTGACGATGGTGTACTCGTACTTGCCTTGAGTCTGGGCGAATTCCACTTCCTTCTTGGCATTATGGAGGCGGAGCTGGATTACTTCTTCGGAATCGGTGCCGCGACCGCGGAGGCGACGTTCCAGTTCTTCGTCACTGGGCGGCAGAATCAAGATGCCGGTAGCTTCCGGGTAAACCTTGTCAAAGTTCACCTTGCCGAAAACGTCCAGGTCGAACAACACGCGGTTGCCTTCTGCCAATGTCTTTTCCACAAAGCTCTTGGGAGTGCCGTAATAGTTGCCGTGGACTTCATTGTATTCAATGAGACCGTCGTTCTTGATCAGTTCTTCAAATTCCTCGCGGGTCTTGAAGAAATAATGAACGCC from Fibrobacter sp. UWEL includes the following:
- a CDS encoding DUF4153 domain-containing protein; translation: MTFEKIKQYPAQISSAFKRFPVTIGFLTFITLLTIGTVQMAEHHPDFMDEYYRVIFWMFTFLGLATSISVMLEFAQERYKRIHPLFQLAIYGGLALIAYLSIYVFIDGPLYLSAIGPACVLSILLVPSLKEKNDIFLWNFLGRTIKALFTAIIIAGLFLGGLALLIVSCEALFNLDLERILYQYVMQICWGFVAPIIALAGMPNLKELEEEKPLNKFISGAIHFLFIPVLTIFLIILYIFGCKTLMQQYTPHYMVTLFVSIAAGVSIIISLLLYPAGQKSEKSFDKYFLKVLPVAVTPLLFLMVADVLSIIDSTHLDGIDIYLLILNLWFFGEMAILFIPKIKKKVWWTLASLCLTYLVTTCSPYNVKWLTYHLKASTILAEKALEEAQTEAEGNCDSCQECTPTHKSYSYYSNKDNWVSLPENRSRMLRLGYHNVDDSLMTVSNDTLAFTLSVNDSLKENFSIALSQISVPDSVDSDTLPPLELNNQNATLLLNQMRVAIYPDTTGENNLNFSGYIFLK
- a CDS encoding DNA topoisomerase IV subunit B, which gives rise to MAASNYTDDSIRTLEWNEHIRERPGMYIGKLGDGQSPDDGIYVLVKEIIDNSIDEFVMGAGKKVIIDIEDHFARIRDFGRGIPLGKVIDCVSKINTGGKYDSEAFQKSVGMNGVGTKAVNALSTKFIVKSFRDGRCKEAEFSKGVLVREEKECATTEKNGTEIYFEPDANIFKNFRFLPAYMEEKVWNYAYLNNGLSLIMNGKTYVSPNGLLDLLQKHVDDSIRYPVAHFKQNDIEIAFTHGNQYGEHYYSFVNGQYTTQGGTHQQAFREGIVKGARDFFKKDLDPSDVRNCIIGAVSVRIQEPVFESQTKTKLGSTTVAPGGAQLRTWIVDYVSREMDNYLHKNPETAKALQDRITQNERERKEIAGIKKLANERAKKANLHNRKLRDCKIHLTDVKNALNKESMIFITEGDSASGSITKARNVQTQAVFSLRGKPLNSFGLTKKVVYENEEFNLLQSALDIENGLEDLRYDKVIIATDADVDGMHIRLLLMTFFLQFFPELVEQKHLFILQTPLFRVRNKQVTKYCYDEAERDKAAKEIGKTGLEITRFKGLGEISPEEFGQFIGEDMRLETVILPPDANFGKMLAYYMGANTPQRQDHIVANLRAEAVEEL
- a CDS encoding ATP-binding protein — protein: MGNFFRTLLRLYFDEQLGLQVRLLNLILWAVLVGGSIFAIVLSTTVSINDGLVIVPLLIAVAIALIFSLKKHYQIAGFIGTGTCDIILFPILFFHRGIGTGVIIWFTLGLIFSWLTVKGIPGFITFLLGYGAMSAAIYYGTVLHPEMVNAIPFPDNVTDVITSLGAVSVVVGVIFRYQNRVYEKKNHELDEKSHTLELTAAQLEVASRAKSEFLANMSHEIRTPINGIIGMNTMMLKECEDKNLREYALNIQSASQTLLSLINDVLDISKIESGKMEILPVDYEMFSVLNDCYNMIHPKAEAKDLILTLDVDETLPVKLFGDEIRVRQIIINLLTNAVKYTEKGSVKLSVKYESAGNDSILLKIAVADTGAGIRKEDLPKLFTMFQRFDEKKFRTIEGTGLGLNLVKNLVSMMNGTVDVDSVYGEGSTFSVTIPQVVKNANPMGNFNKNYRKYISQLEDDSEAFTAPDARILVVDDVKMNLKVVEGLLKKSQVKIDTALSGKLAIELVKENRYDVIFTDHMMPELSGIDTLHLMNNDPLNLNKNTPVIMLTANAIAGAREQYLKDGFSDYLTKPVREHDLTAMLKKYLAIDATQQK
- a CDS encoding L-threonylcarbamoyladenylate synthase, which gives rise to MKFPPWTSVDEAARLLADGQVVAIPTETVYGLAGNAYEPKALAQIFAIKERPTFDPLIVHICDVAQLSDIAKDIPEAAYKLAEAYWPGPMTLILPKKDCIPDLCTSGLPSVAVRFPAHPVAQEIIRKAGVPLAAPSANLFKHVSPTTAKHVADQLADRGLAGIVDGGSCDVGVESSIISLTGEIPTVLRPGAITPEMVEKVLGQVAIKESTSKPGQPMAAPGQCDTHYRPQVPLYYGVVPEGFKLPENTVRIAFGNTEGPIPATLNLSESGDMLEATAKLYAFMHDLDLPQYQLILVDPIPNVGVGMALNDRLKRASIKL
- a CDS encoding DUF349 domain-containing protein, which gives rise to MSLFDFVKPNWKKSDPAVRATAVEKEVNDQSIIESLANSDPDVKVRTAAVKKVASLKVLKAISVNDSDESVKTLAKNRYQDEAFKKLKNIKEASSEDLALLNDLKETHFADDLLKSNTTCEAVRKELVNSCKKASVLAGVATRDASEEIATIAAKKVDSDALMADIAKNSKHTSVRKLVSDKIRAKKEAEDGGKKAAALLAGKQDALLGQAHHLAAQKDPLSVKAQFDGLMAEARALGMGDKQAALDEVYASFNKFCDEANAEKIAAEKAAAEKAAKIAALSSSLEELEQIISDNKVKDSAQRVDEIVALWNDGKNLMEASLIKRYNNAFFKIQEIQKPVVVEVPEGEAADESARPELLERLQALADTDVNENTGKYLHAIVREWEKLPLLEGEDPVLQNYNSIRNKLSEKISAFTEGAQKLVEENSAKLRALIEKVKSFDENEDFRELNKKVRDCYNQWKEIVGEQKFKYHDLWQEYKAATSRFQEMQQWENWRNEQSRDELLTEMDAMTQEEPSQDLLNKLRDIANRWKEIGPISAAKLQEYRDHFQSNYEKIKEKCAPFIEEMNNERLKNLADKEAICAKIEELVANAEIFWKDKFKTMQELQESWKNIGMVPKENVAALTERFKAAANAFYAQHKENLKAEDVSREANYEKKVALCMEAEAIQESSDWNATSNKLKQLQDAWKATGPVPKSKSDEIWTRFRTACDAFFEKKRAHFEEMDASKQKNLDAKGEVCGKVEAMDAAGQGTLEDLKALEAEFKSLGMVPKEAIESISERFSTAYNKVLARLASADEALTAALAEVKTKKLEMIEKVKEFAESAGSNQLADAVREIQKEWREIGSCGAEDSSLYKAFREACDDFFTRRRDQLDIQEQARQNNLQKKLLLCEQAEELLNDLNESTVGASMNKVKHLRRLWKEVGAVPREHSEKTWQRFNSACDKVFAFGRKDEPKEAESAEAPAADA